One Pseudomonas sp. AN-1 genomic region harbors:
- a CDS encoding branched-chain amino acid ABC transporter permease, producing MDFANILIQTMNGLQYGLLLFLIASGLTLIFGIMHIINLAHGALYMVGAYLAWWLTALVGQLFLAILLAIPLAVAIGVLIERFLMQALYKRNHLDQVLLTFGLILVFDALQGILWGNDVHSVAIPAFLSGSIALTDTLDYPVYRLFVSALCGLIALAMYLILQRTRLGMIIRGGASNREMVQGLGIDIRRIYTLVFAAGAALTAFAGMIAAPLSSVYPGMGNQVLIIAFVVVVIGGLGSIRGAFLGALLVGLTATWGAVLVPDFAGMVVYVLMAAVLLFKPRGLFA from the coding sequence ATGGACTTCGCCAACATCCTCATCCAGACCATGAACGGTCTGCAGTACGGGCTGCTGCTGTTTCTGATCGCCAGCGGCCTGACCCTGATCTTCGGCATCATGCACATCATCAACCTGGCCCACGGCGCGCTGTACATGGTCGGCGCCTACCTGGCCTGGTGGCTGACCGCGCTGGTCGGCCAGCTGTTCCTCGCCATCCTCCTCGCCATCCCGCTGGCGGTCGCCATTGGCGTGCTCATCGAGCGCTTCCTGATGCAGGCGCTGTACAAGCGCAACCACCTCGACCAGGTGCTGCTGACCTTCGGCCTGATCCTGGTGTTCGACGCCCTGCAGGGCATCCTCTGGGGCAACGACGTGCACAGCGTGGCGATCCCGGCGTTCCTGTCCGGCTCCATCGCCCTCACCGACACCCTCGACTATCCGGTGTACCGGCTGTTCGTCTCGGCGCTGTGCGGCCTGATCGCCCTGGCCATGTACCTGATCCTGCAGCGCACCCGCTTAGGGATGATCATCCGCGGCGGCGCCAGCAACCGCGAGATGGTCCAGGGCCTGGGCATCGACATCCGCCGCATCTACACCCTGGTGTTCGCCGCCGGCGCGGCGCTGACCGCCTTCGCCGGGATGATCGCCGCGCCGCTGTCCTCGGTGTACCCGGGGATGGGCAACCAGGTGCTGATCATCGCCTTCGTGGTGGTGGTGATCGGCGGGCTCGGCTCGATCCGCGGCGCCTTCCTCGGCGCCCTGCTGGTCGGCCTGACCGCCACCTGGGGCGCCGTGCTGGTGCCCGACTTCGCCGGCATGGTGGTCTACGTGCTGATGGCCGCGGTGCTGCTGTTCAAGCCGCGCGGCCTGTTCGCCTGA
- a CDS encoding ABC transporter ATP-binding protein, which yields MSAIILETRGLTKTFGGLTAVNGVNLQVGEREVHAIIGPNGAGKSTMVNLLSGHLPPCDGQILFRGQDITGTPPQRISHLGMGRSFQRTNIFPTFTCLDNCWLAAQSRLKNSFRFFRRSESYAAVRERAERGLELCGLSAKRDRIAGTMSYGEQRQLEIGMVLATEPSFLLLDEPMAGMGKDESSRVVELLARLSKEYSLVLVEHDMDAVFSIAHKLTVMVNGQMLASGPLEAVRNDPAVQEAYLGDGEENF from the coding sequence ATGAGCGCGATCATTCTGGAAACCCGCGGCCTGACCAAGACCTTCGGCGGTCTCACCGCGGTCAACGGCGTCAACCTGCAGGTCGGCGAGCGCGAGGTGCACGCCATCATCGGCCCCAACGGCGCCGGCAAGAGCACCATGGTCAACCTGCTGTCCGGGCACCTGCCGCCCTGCGACGGGCAGATCCTGTTCCGCGGCCAGGACATCACCGGCACGCCGCCGCAGCGCATCTCGCACCTGGGCATGGGCCGCAGCTTCCAGCGCACCAACATCTTCCCGACCTTCACCTGCCTGGACAACTGCTGGCTGGCGGCGCAGTCGCGGCTGAAGAACTCGTTCCGCTTCTTCCGCCGCAGCGAGAGCTACGCGGCGGTGCGCGAGCGCGCCGAGCGGGGCCTGGAGCTGTGCGGGCTGTCCGCCAAGCGCGACCGCATCGCCGGCACCATGAGCTACGGCGAGCAGCGCCAGCTGGAGATCGGCATGGTGCTGGCCACCGAGCCGAGCTTCCTGCTGCTCGACGAGCCGATGGCGGGGATGGGCAAGGACGAGTCGAGCCGGGTGGTCGAGCTGCTCGCCAGGCTGTCGAAGGAGTACTCGCTGGTGCTGGTCGAGCACGACATGGACGCGGTGTTCAGCATCGCCCACAAGCTCACCGTGATGGTCAACGGCCAGATGCTGGCCAGCGGCCCGCTGGAGGCGGTGCGCAACGACCCGGCGGTACAGGAAGCCTATCTGGGCGACGGCGAGGAGAACTTCTGA
- a CDS encoding branched-chain amino acid ABC transporter permease — translation MRILPTPIRLLLALGTLLLALYPLLGAALAGEQHDFYLQKLTSIMLLAIVALSLDLLVGIGGMVSLAQAAFFGIAGYTLVLVAPEYEAISIWVALPLCLGVSALAALVMGLLIIRTSGIFFIMATIAFSQMLYYLFHDSAFAGGSDGAYLFMKPAVSIAGVQLLDLDNRQTLFYVALASLVGVFLLLRTFLRAPFGQVLLGIRENESRIRAMGYNPLYYKLAAFVIAGTLAGYAGMLSATQYGFVSPSQVGWELSAHALVMVILGGMGSLFGAILGAFAFEGLHHGFAALTPHWELLMGLVVIGMVLLLPRGLAGLLLQLCERKQANDKAAAAAGKMQEEAAR, via the coding sequence ATGCGTATCCTGCCCACGCCGATCCGCCTGCTGCTGGCGCTCGGCACCCTGCTGCTCGCCCTCTACCCGCTGCTGGGCGCCGCCCTGGCCGGCGAGCAGCACGACTTCTACCTGCAGAAGCTCACCAGCATCATGCTCCTCGCCATAGTCGCGCTGAGCCTCGACCTGCTGGTCGGCATCGGCGGCATGGTCAGCCTGGCCCAGGCGGCCTTCTTCGGCATCGCCGGCTACACCCTGGTGCTGGTCGCCCCCGAGTACGAGGCGATCAGCATCTGGGTCGCCCTGCCGCTGTGCCTGGGCGTCAGCGCGCTGGCCGCGCTGGTCATGGGCCTGCTGATCATCCGCACCTCGGGGATCTTCTTCATCATGGCGACCATCGCCTTCTCGCAGATGCTCTACTACCTGTTCCACGACAGCGCCTTCGCCGGCGGCTCGGACGGCGCCTACCTGTTCATGAAGCCCGCGGTGAGCATCGCCGGCGTGCAGCTGCTCGACCTGGACAACCGCCAGACCCTGTTCTACGTGGCGCTGGCCTCCCTGGTCGGGGTGTTCCTGCTGCTGCGCACCTTCCTGCGCGCGCCCTTCGGCCAGGTGCTGCTGGGCATCCGCGAGAACGAGTCGCGCATCCGCGCCATGGGCTACAACCCGCTGTACTACAAGCTCGCCGCCTTCGTCATCGCCGGCACCCTGGCCGGCTACGCCGGCATGCTGTCGGCCACCCAGTACGGCTTCGTCAGCCCCAGCCAGGTCGGCTGGGAACTGTCGGCGCACGCCCTGGTGATGGTCATCCTCGGCGGCATGGGCAGCCTGTTCGGCGCCATCCTCGGTGCCTTCGCCTTCGAGGGCCTGCACCACGGCTTCGCCGCGCTGACCCCGCACTGGGAGCTGCTGATGGGCCTGGTGGTGATCGGCATGGTGCTGCTGCTGCCGCGGGGCCTGGCCGGGCTGCTGCTGCAGCTGTGCGAACGCAAGCAGGCGAACGACAAGGCCGCTGCCGCGGCCGGCAAGATGCAAGAGGAGGCGGCACGATGA
- a CDS encoding ABC transporter substrate-binding protein yields MHNNKKAFPIRATSPRKLFATRALTLALTTALAGLAQAAEPVKVGILLPFTGTFAALGEATHNGLKLAIEQQGGKLGGREVEFVVVDSEADPGKAVQNMQKLVSGAKVDVVVGPVHSGVGMGAVKVARETGVPLIIPNAGFNAATGQLCAANVFRTSFTSWQTAFPMGKIAAAKGYKNIVTVAWRYGFGTESVDGFKEGFEQAGGKVTKEIYLPFPEVEFQSQLTEIAALKPDAVFVFFAGGGAAKFVQDYAAAGLKGKIPLLGSGFLTEGTLAAQGQAAEGLLTTLHYADSLETEQNAKFRGDYKQQFGKEADLYAVQGYDTGLLLAQSLAAVAGNTGDRAAWIQAMENARIASPRGEWTFSKAHNPVQNVYLREVRNGANVVVDVASAALSDPAPGCKLEQVAKR; encoded by the coding sequence ATGCACAACAACAAGAAAGCATTTCCGATCCGCGCAACTTCCCCGCGCAAGCTGTTTGCCACCCGTGCCCTGACCCTGGCGCTGACCACGGCGCTCGCCGGCCTCGCCCAGGCCGCCGAGCCGGTCAAGGTCGGCATCCTGCTGCCGTTCACCGGCACCTTCGCCGCCCTCGGCGAGGCCACCCACAACGGCCTCAAGCTGGCCATCGAGCAGCAGGGCGGCAAGCTCGGCGGCCGCGAGGTCGAGTTCGTGGTGGTCGACAGCGAGGCCGACCCGGGCAAGGCGGTGCAGAACATGCAGAAGCTGGTGTCCGGCGCCAAGGTCGACGTGGTGGTCGGCCCGGTGCACTCCGGCGTCGGCATGGGCGCGGTCAAGGTCGCCCGCGAGACCGGCGTGCCGCTGATCATCCCCAACGCCGGCTTCAACGCCGCCACCGGCCAGCTGTGCGCGGCCAACGTCTTCCGCACCTCGTTCACCTCCTGGCAGACCGCCTTCCCGATGGGCAAGATCGCTGCCGCCAAGGGCTACAAGAACATCGTCACCGTGGCCTGGCGCTACGGCTTCGGCACCGAGTCGGTGGACGGCTTCAAGGAAGGCTTCGAGCAGGCCGGCGGCAAGGTGACCAAGGAAATCTACCTGCCGTTCCCCGAGGTCGAGTTCCAGTCGCAGCTGACCGAGATCGCCGCGCTCAAGCCCGATGCGGTGTTCGTGTTCTTCGCCGGCGGCGGCGCCGCCAAGTTCGTCCAGGACTACGCCGCGGCCGGCCTCAAGGGCAAGATCCCGCTGCTCGGCTCGGGCTTCCTCACCGAGGGCACCCTCGCCGCCCAGGGCCAGGCCGCCGAGGGCCTGCTGACCACCCTGCACTACGCCGACTCGCTGGAGACCGAGCAGAACGCCAAGTTCCGCGGCGACTACAAGCAGCAGTTCGGCAAGGAGGCCGACCTCTACGCGGTGCAGGGCTACGACACCGGCCTGCTGCTCGCCCAGTCGCTGGCCGCGGTGGCCGGCAACACCGGGGACCGCGCCGCCTGGATCCAGGCCATGGAGAACGCGCGCATCGCCAGCCCGCGCGGCGAGTGGACCTTCTCCAAGGCGCACAACCCGGTGCAGAACGTCTACCTGCGCGAGGTGCGCAACGGCGCCAACGTGGTGGTCGACGTCGCCAGCGCCGCGCTCAGCGACCCGGCGCCGGGCTGCAAGCTCGAGCAGGTCGCCAAGCGCTGA
- a CDS encoding ABC transporter ATP-binding protein, translating to MSAAHAMATRIEPATPLVEARGLHTYYGNSHVLHGVDLHIAPGETLALLGRNGMGKSTTIRSILGLTAPRRGEVRIKGELMTGQPTCRIIRRGIGFVPEGRGMFPNLTVRESLVMAARPGVDGRRDWTLERVLATFPRLTERYGHLTGNLSGGEQQMVAIGRALMTNPELMILDEATEGLAPLIRKEIWQVIRAIRDSGIATLVVDKNVGVLLDLTERSMIMVKGRVVYDGPSSDLKQRPELLQEHIGL from the coding sequence ATGAGCGCAGCACACGCCATGGCCACCCGCATCGAGCCGGCCACCCCGCTGGTCGAGGCCCGCGGACTGCACACCTACTACGGCAACAGCCACGTCCTGCACGGCGTCGACCTGCACATCGCGCCGGGCGAGACCCTGGCGCTGCTCGGCCGCAACGGTATGGGCAAGAGCACCACCATCCGCTCGATCCTCGGCCTCACCGCGCCACGCCGCGGCGAGGTGCGCATCAAGGGCGAGCTGATGACCGGCCAGCCGACCTGCCGGATCATCCGCCGCGGCATCGGCTTCGTCCCCGAGGGACGCGGCATGTTCCCCAACCTCACCGTGCGCGAGAGCCTGGTGATGGCCGCGCGGCCCGGCGTCGACGGCCGCCGCGACTGGACCCTGGAGCGGGTGCTGGCGACTTTCCCGCGCCTCACCGAGCGCTACGGCCACCTGACTGGCAACCTGTCCGGCGGCGAGCAGCAGATGGTCGCCATCGGCCGCGCGCTGATGACCAACCCCGAGCTGATGATCCTCGACGAGGCCACCGAGGGCCTGGCGCCGCTGATCCGCAAGGAGATCTGGCAGGTGATCCGCGCCATCAGGGACAGCGGCATCGCCACCCTGGTGGTCGACAAGAACGTCGGCGTGCTGCTCGACCTGACCGAGCGCAGCATGATCATGGTCAAGGGCCGGGTGGTCTACGACGGACCGAGCAGCGATCTCAAGCAGCGCCCCGAGCTGCTGCAGGAGCATATCGGCCTGTGA
- a CDS encoding OprD family porin, which translates to MKKKAEFPLLVMACSGLALPTLAVAGGFVEDSTATLTARNYYFSRDFRDVPAAAQSKQEEWAQGFILNVKSGYTPGPVGFGVDAIGLLGIKLDGSADRAGALGTGLMPRQQDGEPADEYSRAGAALKVRLSKTELKVGELQPNLPVLVFSDIRLLPPTFQGASIVSQEFAGLTLQGGQMRSMSQRDEAGDGPMSPWIGRRAVLAVTSDRFNYAGADYAFNQNRTSVGAWYAQLEDVYNQRFFSLKHSEPVGSWTLGANLGYFDSSEDGDELAGAIDNQTFYTMLSAKRGGHTFQVGYQNLSGDHGMVRVFGNVTPLANELPTFDFASTDERSWQARYDYDFAALGIPGLVSTVRYVKGDNVDTGTAEEGKDWERDLDLGYTVQSGPLKNVSVRVRNVTARSNYRASIDENRLIISYNLAIF; encoded by the coding sequence ATGAAGAAGAAAGCAGAGTTTCCCCTCCTGGTGATGGCCTGCAGCGGCCTGGCCCTGCCGACCCTGGCAGTCGCCGGCGGCTTCGTCGAGGACTCCACCGCGACCCTGACGGCGCGCAACTACTACTTCAGCCGCGACTTCCGCGACGTGCCGGCCGCCGCCCAGTCCAAGCAGGAGGAGTGGGCCCAGGGCTTCATCCTCAACGTCAAGTCCGGCTACACCCCGGGCCCGGTCGGCTTCGGCGTCGACGCCATCGGCCTGCTCGGCATCAAGCTCGACGGCAGCGCGGACCGCGCCGGCGCGCTGGGCACCGGCCTGATGCCGCGCCAGCAGGACGGCGAGCCGGCCGACGAGTACAGCCGCGCGGGGGCGGCGCTCAAGGTCAGGCTGTCGAAGACCGAGCTGAAGGTCGGCGAGCTGCAGCCCAACCTGCCGGTGCTGGTGTTCTCCGACATCCGCCTGCTGCCGCCGACCTTCCAGGGCGCCAGCATCGTCTCCCAGGAGTTCGCCGGGCTGACCCTGCAGGGCGGCCAGATGCGCTCGATGAGCCAGCGCGACGAGGCCGGCGACGGCCCGATGTCGCCGTGGATCGGCCGCCGCGCGGTGCTGGCGGTGACCAGCGACCGCTTCAACTACGCCGGCGCCGACTACGCCTTCAACCAGAACCGCACCAGCGTGGGCGCCTGGTACGCCCAGCTGGAGGACGTCTACAACCAGCGCTTCTTCAGCCTCAAGCACAGCGAGCCGGTGGGCAGCTGGACCCTGGGCGCCAACCTCGGCTATTTCGACTCCAGCGAGGACGGCGACGAGCTGGCCGGCGCCATCGACAACCAGACCTTCTACACCATGCTGTCGGCCAAGCGCGGCGGCCACACCTTCCAGGTCGGCTACCAGAACCTGTCCGGCGACCACGGCATGGTGCGCGTCTTCGGCAACGTGACGCCGCTGGCCAACGAGCTGCCGACCTTCGACTTCGCCTCCACCGACGAGCGTTCCTGGCAGGCGCGCTACGACTACGACTTCGCCGCCCTGGGCATTCCGGGCCTGGTCAGCACCGTGCGCTACGTGAAGGGCGACAACGTCGACACCGGCACCGCCGAGGAAGGCAAGGACTGGGAGCGCGACCTGGATCTCGGCTACACCGTGCAGAGCGGTCCGCTGAAGAACGTCAGCGTGCGCGTGCGCAACGTCACCGCGCGTTCCAACTATCGCGCCAGCATCGACGAGAACCGGCTGATCATCAGCTACAACCTGGCGATCTTCTGA
- a CDS encoding TRAP transporter substrate-binding protein: MVKPLRTTLAALCMGASLTALAAQETKVTLKVHHFMPHDSFTQREFIQPWADRISQESGGRIRFHFFPAMQLGGKPAQLLDQARDGTADIVWALPGYASGRYPLTGVFELPFMNRSAEAGSQALWDFLQAHGQREYQGVHLLATHLTDSVLLHTRKQPIRSMADFAGLRLRTANPVQSRLIELFGGAPQAMPINPVPAALARGLLDGAAVPWDVVTSVKLQERVQHHTETAEGMPKLMHAALVLAMNQARYDSLPEDLRRIIDANSGRALSAHAGRLWDTRVVDTGRELAHQRGNQIHFLAAEEQQRWMDAARSLDGEWVSELERQGYRDGAGLLREARQRVSQYSGQAVR, translated from the coding sequence ATGGTGAAACCACTACGCACCACCCTCGCCGCGCTCTGCATGGGCGCCAGCCTGACGGCGCTCGCCGCCCAGGAGACCAAGGTCACCCTCAAGGTGCACCACTTCATGCCGCACGATTCCTTCACCCAGCGCGAGTTCATCCAGCCCTGGGCCGACAGGATCAGCCAGGAGTCCGGCGGGCGCATCCGCTTCCACTTCTTCCCGGCGATGCAGCTCGGCGGCAAGCCGGCGCAACTGCTCGACCAGGCGCGCGACGGCACCGCGGACATCGTCTGGGCGCTGCCCGGCTACGCCAGCGGCCGCTACCCGCTGACCGGGGTGTTCGAGCTGCCGTTCATGAACCGCTCCGCCGAGGCCGGCAGCCAGGCGCTGTGGGACTTCCTGCAGGCCCACGGCCAGCGCGAGTACCAGGGCGTCCACCTGCTCGCCACCCACCTCACCGACAGCGTGCTGCTGCACACCCGCAAGCAGCCGATCCGCAGCATGGCCGACTTCGCCGGCCTGCGCCTGCGCACCGCCAACCCGGTGCAGAGCCGGCTGATCGAGCTGTTCGGCGGCGCGCCGCAGGCCATGCCGATCAATCCGGTGCCGGCGGCGCTGGCCCGCGGCCTGCTCGACGGCGCCGCGGTGCCGTGGGACGTGGTCACCTCGGTGAAGCTGCAGGAGCGGGTCCAGCACCACACCGAGACGGCCGAGGGCATGCCCAAGCTGATGCACGCGGCGCTGGTGCTGGCGATGAACCAGGCGCGCTACGACAGCCTGCCGGAGGACCTGCGCAGGATCATCGACGCCAACAGCGGGCGGGCGCTGTCGGCGCATGCCGGCCGCCTGTGGGATACCCGGGTGGTGGACACCGGCCGCGAGCTGGCCCACCAGCGCGGTAACCAGATCCACTTCCTCGCCGCCGAGGAGCAGCAGCGCTGGATGGACGCGGCGCGCAGCCTGGACGGCGAGTGGGTGAGCGAGCTGGAGCGCCAGGGCTACCGCGACGGCGCCGGCCTGCTCCGGGAAGCGCGCCAGCGGGTCAGCCAGTACAGCGGCCAGGCGGTGCGCTGA
- a CDS encoding MFS transporter yields the protein MKKIDVHQIIDNAPFTRFHWMVMCLCALLLIFDGYDLFIYGVVLPVLMKEWGLTPLQAGALGSYALFGMMFGALAFGTLADKIGRKKGIAICFVLFSGATVLNGFASGPTEFGILRFVAGLGCGGLMPNAVALMNEYAPKRLRSTLVAIMFSGYAVGGMLSAGIGIYMLPAFGWQAMFFAAAVPLLLLPVIMLFLPESVGFLVRQGRSAEARALLERVDPARKLQGDDVLEMTDVKGKGVAALELFREGRAVRTLSIWVAFFCCLLMVYALSSWLPKLMANAGYSLGSSLSFLVALNCGSVFGAIFGGWLGDRMNLPRVLIAFFVIAAVSISLLGFKSPTPVLYGLIAVAGATTIGTQILLYALAAQFYGLSIRSTGLGWASGIGRNGAIVGPLLGGALLGINLPLQLNFMAFAIPGAIAAIAMVVFSLAGREPAAARLADPAV from the coding sequence ATGAAAAAGATCGACGTCCACCAGATCATCGACAACGCGCCCTTCACCCGCTTCCACTGGATGGTGATGTGCCTGTGCGCCCTGCTGCTCATCTTCGACGGCTACGACCTGTTCATCTACGGTGTGGTGCTGCCGGTGCTGATGAAGGAGTGGGGGCTGACCCCGCTGCAGGCCGGCGCACTGGGCAGCTACGCGCTGTTCGGCATGATGTTCGGCGCCCTGGCCTTCGGCACCCTGGCCGACAAGATCGGCCGCAAGAAGGGCATCGCCATCTGCTTCGTGCTGTTCAGCGGCGCCACCGTGCTCAACGGCTTCGCCAGCGGACCGACCGAGTTCGGCATCCTGCGCTTCGTCGCCGGCCTCGGCTGCGGCGGGCTGATGCCCAACGCGGTGGCGCTGATGAACGAGTACGCGCCCAAGCGCCTGCGCAGCACCCTGGTCGCCATCATGTTCAGCGGCTATGCGGTGGGCGGCATGCTCTCCGCCGGCATCGGCATCTACATGCTGCCGGCCTTCGGCTGGCAGGCGATGTTCTTCGCCGCCGCCGTGCCGCTGCTGCTGCTGCCGGTGATCATGCTGTTCCTGCCCGAGTCGGTCGGCTTCCTGGTGCGCCAGGGCCGCAGCGCCGAAGCCCGCGCGCTGCTCGAGCGCGTCGATCCGGCGCGCAAGCTGCAAGGCGACGACGTGCTGGAAATGACCGACGTCAAGGGCAAGGGCGTCGCCGCGCTGGAGCTGTTCCGCGAGGGCCGCGCGGTGCGCACCCTGTCGATCTGGGTGGCGTTCTTCTGCTGCCTGCTGATGGTCTACGCGCTGAGCTCCTGGCTGCCCAAGCTGATGGCCAACGCCGGCTACAGCCTGGGCTCGAGCCTGTCGTTCCTGGTCGCGCTCAACTGCGGCTCGGTGTTCGGCGCCATCTTCGGCGGCTGGCTGGGCGACCGCATGAACCTGCCGCGCGTGCTGATCGCCTTCTTCGTGATCGCCGCGGTGTCGATCAGCCTGCTCGGCTTCAAGAGCCCGACGCCGGTGCTCTACGGGCTGATCGCCGTGGCCGGCGCCACCACCATCGGCACGCAGATCCTGCTCTACGCCCTGGCCGCGCAGTTCTATGGCCTGTCGATCCGCTCCACCGGCCTCGGCTGGGCCTCGGGCATCGGCCGCAACGGCGCCATCGTCGGCCCGCTGCTGGGCGGCGCGCTGCTCGGCATCAACCTGCCGCTGCAGCTCAACTTCATGGCCTTCGCCATCCCCGGCGCCATCGCCGCGATCGCCATGGTGGTCTTCTCCCTCGCTGGCCGCGAGCCGGCGGCGGCGCGCCTGGCCGATCCGGCCGTCTGA
- a CDS encoding penicillin acylase family protein: MRRVLAALSGLLVLGATGGSFYLNEQRPQRAGELALPGLAAPVAVRFDAQGVPHVRAQNEADLYRALGYLHAQERLFQMELLRRLARGELAEVLGAGLVDTDRLFRTLRLGERAAAMAAAEDKTAPAWQALQAYLAGINHYQASRALPLEFDLLGIRPRPFSAEDSFAVIGYMAYSFAAALRSEPLLTHIRDRLGAGYLDIFGLAGAAAGPAPVLAGADWRGLHALAQLADAAPGRGLSQFEGSNAWALSGARTASGKPLLAGDPHIRFSVPQVWYSAHLSAPGFELYGQHHALIPFALLGHNREFGWSLTMFQNDDLDLIAERVDPAHPGQVRFQGRWVDLENRREVIRVKDGADVELTLQRSPHGPIVNAALGELAGPTPIALRWVFHEAHNPILGAFHRLNRAASLAEARAAAAGIAAPGLNIVWASASGDIAWWAAGRLLERPAGAHAAFVLDGGSAQAAAPRYLSFAANPHEENPARGYVLSANQAPAGFAVPGYYNPDGRYRRLRERLDAPGVRWDVDNSQALQLDGGSDLAQRLLAPLLGELRAALHGEELALLEELAAWDGEHRLDSRPAVLFNQLLYQLAREAMADELGGDFFAALLGTRRVTPALVALAADPGSPWWDDRATPEREGRAQIAARAWRAGLAHLRGVLGADPAQWQWGRAHTLTFAHPLGRVAPLDRLLNVGEFAAPGSHEVPNNLAHKFGPAPWPVEYGPSIRRLVDFAAPQQGLASAPLGQSGVPFDDHYADQAQDYLAGAYRPMALDAEEIAAQTRGVLWLRP, from the coding sequence CTGCGCCGCGTCCTGGCCGCCCTGAGCGGGCTGCTGGTGCTGGGCGCGACCGGCGGCAGCTTCTACCTGAACGAGCAGCGGCCGCAGCGCGCCGGCGAGCTGGCGTTGCCCGGCCTCGCCGCGCCGGTGGCGGTGCGCTTCGACGCCCAGGGCGTGCCGCACGTCCGTGCGCAGAACGAGGCCGACCTGTATCGCGCGCTGGGCTACCTGCACGCCCAGGAGCGGCTGTTCCAGATGGAGCTGCTGCGCCGTCTGGCGCGCGGCGAGCTGGCCGAGGTGCTCGGCGCCGGGCTGGTCGACACCGACCGCCTGTTCCGCACCTTGCGCCTGGGCGAGCGGGCCGCCGCCATGGCCGCCGCCGAGGACAAGACGGCGCCGGCCTGGCAAGCGCTGCAGGCCTACCTCGCCGGCATCAACCACTACCAGGCCAGCCGCGCCCTGCCGCTGGAGTTCGACCTGCTCGGCATCCGCCCGCGGCCGTTCAGCGCCGAGGACAGCTTCGCGGTGATCGGCTACATGGCCTACAGCTTCGCCGCCGCCCTGCGCAGCGAGCCGCTGCTGACTCATATCCGCGACCGGCTCGGCGCCGGCTACCTGGACATCTTCGGCCTCGCCGGCGCCGCGGCCGGTCCCGCGCCGGTGCTGGCCGGCGCCGACTGGCGCGGCCTGCACGCGCTGGCGCAGCTGGCCGACGCCGCTCCGGGGCGCGGTCTCAGCCAGTTCGAGGGCAGCAACGCCTGGGCGCTGAGTGGCGCGCGCACCGCCAGCGGCAAGCCGCTGCTGGCCGGCGACCCGCACATCCGCTTCAGCGTGCCGCAGGTCTGGTACAGCGCCCACCTGTCGGCGCCCGGCTTCGAGCTGTACGGCCAGCACCACGCGCTGATCCCCTTCGCCCTGCTCGGCCACAACCGCGAGTTCGGCTGGTCGCTGACCATGTTCCAGAACGACGACCTCGACCTGATCGCCGAGCGGGTCGATCCGGCCCATCCCGGCCAGGTCCGCTTCCAGGGCCGCTGGGTGGATCTGGAGAACCGCCGCGAAGTCATCCGGGTGAAGGACGGCGCCGACGTCGAGCTGACCCTGCAGCGCTCGCCGCACGGGCCGATCGTCAACGCCGCCCTCGGCGAGCTGGCCGGGCCGACGCCGATCGCCCTGCGCTGGGTGTTCCACGAGGCGCACAATCCGATCCTCGGCGCCTTCCACCGCCTCAACCGCGCGGCCAGCCTGGCCGAGGCGCGTGCCGCCGCCGCCGGCATCGCGGCGCCGGGGCTGAACATCGTCTGGGCCTCGGCCTCCGGCGACATCGCCTGGTGGGCGGCCGGGCGCCTGCTCGAGCGGCCGGCCGGCGCCCATGCGGCCTTCGTCCTCGACGGCGGCAGCGCGCAGGCGGCGGCGCCGCGCTACCTGTCGTTCGCCGCCAACCCGCACGAGGAGAACCCGGCGCGCGGCTACGTGCTGTCGGCCAACCAGGCGCCGGCCGGCTTCGCCGTGCCCGGCTACTACAACCCGGACGGGCGCTACCGGCGCCTGCGCGAGCGTCTCGACGCCCCCGGGGTGCGCTGGGACGTGGACAACAGCCAGGCGCTGCAGCTCGACGGCGGCAGCGACCTGGCGCAGCGCCTGCTGGCGCCGCTGCTCGGCGAACTGCGCGCCGCGCTGCACGGCGAGGAACTGGCGCTGCTCGAGGAGCTGGCCGCCTGGGACGGCGAGCACCGCCTCGACTCGCGCCCGGCGGTGCTGTTCAACCAGCTGCTCTACCAGCTGGCCCGCGAGGCCATGGCCGACGAGCTGGGCGGGGACTTCTTCGCCGCGCTGCTCGGCACCCGGCGAGTCACCCCGGCGCTGGTGGCGCTGGCCGCCGACCCCGGCTCGCCCTGGTGGGACGACCGCGCCACGCCTGAGCGCGAGGGCCGCGCGCAGATCGCCGCGCGCGCCTGGCGCGCCGGCCTGGCGCACCTGCGCGGCGTGCTCGGCGCCGATCCGGCGCAGTGGCAGTGGGGACGGGCGCACACCCTGACCTTCGCCCATCCGCTGGGCCGCGTCGCGCCGCTGGACCGCCTGCTCAACGTCGGCGAGTTCGCCGCGCCGGGCAGCCACGAGGTGCCCAACAACCTGGCGCACAAGTTCGGCCCGGCGCCCTGGCCGGTGGAGTACGGGCCGTCGATCCGCCGCCTGGTCGACTTCGCCGCGCCGCAGCAGGGGCTGGCCAGCGCTCCGCTGGGACAGAGCGGGGTGCCCTTCGACGACCACTACGCCGACCAGGCGCAGGACTACCTGGCCGGCGCCTACCGGCCGATGGCGCTGGACGCGGAAGAGATCGCCGCCCAGACGCGCGGCGTGCTGTGGCTGCGGCCGTGA